Genomic DNA from Peribacillus simplex:
TGCCGGATCATTCATCGGTGTGGGATACACTTCGAAAACCTTACCATATAATCGGGCCAGCTGAAGTGCATCTGTAAATTCTGCTTTACGGCCTTGATAAGCTGACGGCGGATCATCCAGGCCGGATTTTGCCGGCAGACTCTGAACATCGGTAAGGATTTGATCTTCCTTTTCCCATTCTGCACTGTTACGCCTTTCATTCCGGTTATATTTAACAAGGAAGAAACAATCGCTTCCCAAGAAGAATTTATCGATGCTTCCTTCATATAGAAAGCCTTGAGCAAGCAATGCCATAACGTTTTCCCTGCGAGACTTGAAGATGACTTTTTCTGCTGATATGCCTTTAGCCACCTTTAAAGATTCCTCCACGCATTCTTGAAAATGACCCAAATAATCATCAACCCTGATTCGCTTATTAAAATGGTCGATCGTAATATGTATGGTGCACCTTGGCTTTTGAATTTTTTTTTCAATGATTCCAGCCTCCATTTATCCCCCTCCTTTCACATTTTCGAAAATTGGTGCGAAAGGCCTGACCCTTCCTGGAATCAGACCTTGGGAAAAATGATTATTCCTGGTCCACCCCACACCATTCAATAATGGTCAATGCGATGATTTCCGCAACCTCCATCATTTTATCCACCTTTATATATTCGTTCGAATCATGTGCCATCTTCGTTTCCCCTGGTCCAAACACAACTACGGGGGTAGAGCCCACCGATGAAAGATACCCTCCATCCGTCGCCCAAGGGGACGCTTCGACAAACGGTTCTTCCCCTACCACTTTTTCATAATATGTTCCAATTGTCTTCATAAGCGGGTGATTTAATTCGAGGTTGCCAGGCAGCCACCTGGCCCCAAACCATTCTAATTCAATAGGATTTCCTTTGAACCATGCATCATTCTGGTTTAAAGCATCTATTCGCTCCTTCAGCGATTTCTGTGCCTCTTCCATCGTTTCTGTCGGGGCGATGCCGAATCTACCTTCTAGAACGGCTGTATCCGGCACGGAGGAAGGCCAATTCCCGCTTTGAATGCTACCTATGTTGATTGGAATGGGAATAGGGACATTTTTATAGAGTGAATGACGGAGTGACTCATTCCGTTCTTGTTCAAGCATCTTGATTTCTTTCATTACACCAACCGCTTTATCTATTGCACTGACTCCTTCATACCTCGTGCCTCCATGTGCAGACTTGCCTTTTATTCTCAGTCGAAACCACATCGAACCTTGCTGTAAAGGGAATAGTTTCATATTTGTTGGCTCCGGAATGATCGCACCATCAGCTTTATACCCCCGTATGACTGCCGCAAGTGTGCCGGCACCACCGCTTTCTTCTTCAATCACACTCTGGAATATCACATCTCCCTTCAATTGGATTCCAGATTCGACGATCGCTTCGATGGCCAGCAATAAAGATACATTGCCCCCTTTCATATCCGTCGTTCCCCGCCCGAAAACTTTCCCGTCAACCAACTTGCCGCTATACGGTTCATCGTGCCATGCCGCATGATCTCCTTCAGGAACCACATCAATATGCCCGTTTAAAATAATGGATTTCCCCTTGCCTGTTCCCCTTTTTATAGCCACAAGGTTCGGATTACCTTTAAAATCCCTGCGGTCGCAATAAAAATGGGGATGTTTTCTTAATTGTTCATCCCCGATTTCCCAAAGGTCTATTTCTAGGCCAAGTTGTCTGCACTTCTCGACCACTATGGCCTGTGCACTTCCTTCTTGCCCCCTTTTGCTCGGTTCCTGAACCAGCTTTTGCAAAAGCTGAACCCCATTCATCCGATGTTCATTCAACCATGTTCTTATTTTCTCCTCATACATATCCATTCTCCTCTCTCATTCTTTTAAAATATGGATGTTTTCAGAGACGGTAAACGAGGCTTCGGTCCGATTCCTGACTTCCTGAATGCTGGACGTATCAAATACATCAGTTAATAGGAGGCCCTCCGAAGTTACGGAAAAAACGCCTAATTCGGTGATGATCATATGTACGCATTTCTTGGCAGTTAACGGCAACGTACATTTTTTGACCAATTTAGACATGCCCGCCTTATCGTTATGTTCCATCAAGACAATGACCTTTTTTGCCTTCGCAGCCAGTTCCATTGCACCGCCCATGCCTGGCACCCGCTTTCCCGGGACAATCCAATTAGCGAGATCCCCCGCTTGACTTACCTGAAGGGCTCCTAGAATCGTGATATCCACCCTGCCTCGCCGTATCATCCCAAATGCAACAGTACTGTCGCAGTAAGAAGCCCCGGCTCTAATCGTGATCGGCAGTCCCCCAGCATTGCAAAGATGCGCATCTTCCTTCCCCAATTCAGGGGTACTGCCAATTCCCACAAGGCCATTTTCTGCATGAAACATAACTTTATGATCATTCAAAAGATGATTCGGTACAAGTGATGGAATGCCAATTCCCAAATTGACCAGCATCCCATCACTGATTTCTGCTGCTGCCCGTT
This window encodes:
- the ablB gene encoding putative beta-lysine N-acetyltransferase; protein product: MEAGIIEKKIQKPRCTIHITIDHFNKRIRVDDYLGHFQECVEESLKVAKGISAEKVIFKSRRENVMALLAQGFLYEGSIDKFFLGSDCFFLVKYNRNERRNSAEWEKEDQILTDVQSLPAKSGLDDPPSAYQGRKAEFTDALQLARLYGKVFEVYPTPMNDPAYVKKCMEMGTVFYIYVHQERIVSAASAEINSLYHNAEITDCATLPEHRQYGLMKHLISALEDHLISHGIYCIYSIARSLSFGMNAALHQHGYSYRGRLANNCYIFDKLEDMNLWVKNFT
- a CDS encoding peptidase; amino-acid sequence: MDMYEEKIRTWLNEHRMNGVQLLQKLVQEPSKRGQEGSAQAIVVEKCRQLGLEIDLWEIGDEQLRKHPHFYCDRRDFKGNPNLVAIKRGTGKGKSIILNGHIDVVPEGDHAAWHDEPYSGKLVDGKVFGRGTTDMKGGNVSLLLAIEAIVESGIQLKGDVIFQSVIEEESGGAGTLAAVIRGYKADGAIIPEPTNMKLFPLQQGSMWFRLRIKGKSAHGGTRYEGVSAIDKAVGVMKEIKMLEQERNESLRHSLYKNVPIPIPINIGSIQSGNWPSSVPDTAVLEGRFGIAPTETMEEAQKSLKERIDALNQNDAWFKGNPIELEWFGARWLPGNLELNHPLMKTIGTYYEKVVGEEPFVEASPWATDGGYLSSVGSTPVVVFGPGETKMAHDSNEYIKVDKMMEVAEIIALTIIEWCGVDQE
- a CDS encoding 3-oxoacid CoA-transferase subunit B; the protein is MGLGTGDRNRIAKRAAAEISDGMLVNLGIGIPSLVPNHLLNDHKVMFHAENGLVGIGSTPELGKEDAHLCNAGGLPITIRAGASYCDSTVAFGMIRRGRVDITILGALQVSQAGDLANWIVPGKRVPGMGGAMELAAKAKKVIVLMEHNDKAGMSKLVKKCTLPLTAKKCVHMIITELGVFSVTSEGLLLTDVFDTSSIQEVRNRTEASFTVSENIHILKE